Part of the Candidatus Schekmanbacteria bacterium genome is shown below.
TTTATAACTTTTCAATGAATAAGACTTTTAAGATATTGAAGCTCATCTTCTGATATACCAGAATATTTCCTGAAAAACACGGAATTATTCTGAAGAAGCGGGTCCAAATTGTTAGGAATGATTTCTTTATCTATCAATTCCATCCACATTTTAGTGCCCGGTATGGGAGAATACTCAACCAAATTAACTTGTGATCCTTGATCTTTAATGAACTTGATTCCTTCAACAACTTCTTCTAAATCTTGTCCCGGAAACCCAAAAAAAAGATAAGTGCCTATTTCTTCCTCACTGAATCCTGCTCTTTGTAATGCGTCCATTGCCTTGACATAATCTTCATTCCAAACCTTACCTCCTGTATCATATTGGCGTTTAGGATTTATTGTTTCAAGGGCAATCCTAATTGTCTTAAAACCTGCCATCTTCATCTTAATTGCCAATGAATAATCAATAAACTTTGGATGTAATCCATTTGGAGAATGAAGGTATAAGCTAATCTTCCTTTTTATTAACTCGTCCAAAATTTTCTCAAAATGTTTATTTGCATTAACAAGCAATGCATCATCATAAAATGCAAGATTTTTATAATCGCCTCTGTTTATCTGATATAAAATCTCTTCAATGACATCATCTACTCTCCTCTGGTAAAAATCGCTATATAGAATATGAGAAGCACAATAAGTGCATCTAAACGGACATCCAAATGATGTTAGAATGCAAAAATAATCAAGAGAGGAATAATGCCCATAATCAGGATATGGCAACTCTTCAAAATTAAAATCACTATCATTTTCTATAACTGATGGGAAATATTCACCTCTAATTATCGCAAGAATTTTTTTTAAACCCTTCCCTCTATAAACTATATCAGCTTTGCACTCCTCAAGAGCATGGTTTGGACAAAGGGAGGCATAGATGCCGCCAAGAATGACTTTTGTCTTTGGAAAAAATTCTCTTACAATTTTGATAATATCTTTTATGGCAGGATACCAATATGTCATCATAGATGTAATCAGCACATAATCAGGCACAGGTATTTTCGAAATCTTTTCTTCGACAATCTTAAGAGGCAATCCATACCGATAATAATTCCTTGGCACATCCTTTAAGATATCAGGCTTTTCTATTTTCTCCTTATGGAAATTACCACAGCCATAATTTTTATCCTTAATCAATCCAATTCCGCCCAATAAACTCAAATCATTGTCATGCCTATCGAGGCAATCTATGAAATATGTCTCAATTTCATTTCGCTTAAGAAAGGATAGAAGATATAAAATCCCTAATGGTTTTAGCCAAAAATCAAAAGCCGCAAAATCATAAATCCATGGATTAATAAGAAGCACTCTTTTGGCGGACTTTTTCGTTGCCATATTAAAAAGGGAAATAACTCAAAAAAGAATTACTTTTCCCAACTCATCAATGGCACTCCATCAGGAATATTCATATAAGTCATTCGAATAGGTTCAACTACTATTGCACGGGCTGTAAAAGCTCTTTTAACGACATTTTCCATTGGAAGAAGAGCTTTCCCCCATTCTTCAAGGAAAGGACGCAATTTTAAAAGAGCTTTCATATAGTTTGGAGAGGGAGCTTTATAAACTTTTGCTTCACCCTGCATCGTCAAACCATATTCTGACTGTGCAGTACCATCAGAAAATCCAATAGAAATTGCTACCTTGTTTGAATATTCCAAATTTCTGAATTTTTCTCCTCCTTCACTGACCATATAAATGGTCAACCCATCACTCTGATAATCAAGAAGGCTTGTGCGTGGATAGCCGTCTGGACCTATCGTGGCAAGAGTTAAACATTGTTTACGTTTCAAAAATCTCTTTATCTCCTCTTCAAGTTCCTTTTTATTTAATTCCTTCAGTGGTATCCCTAACTTTTTAATATTATGTTTTATCTGAAGCTGTCTCTCTTCGAGTGTGATTCCATATGGATAATCCATCTAATATCTCCTTATTTTTTTTATTTCCTAATTAAATTTGCCATCTGTATAAGAATAAAAGGGAAGGATGTCAATTGGCTTTTTGTGACTGGAAAAATAAATTTAGGAGAGATTTATTCAATATTCCTACGATTATCTTTCTTGACTTTATTGTAAATTGGAATATCGTTAATAAAAAAAGTAAAAAGGAGGGTAAAAATGTTTAAAGAAACAAAACTTTTCAAAATTTTTCTTATTCTGTCAGTAATATCAGCTTCAATCTTTTTCTGTTCGTCTTATTCAGCAGCAAAACCCATAATAAGCAAAGTCAAGCCCAACAAAGTCGTTCGAGGACATTCTATTGATATTACTGTTAGTGGAAGAAACCTCGATTCTGGCGGATGGAATTACATCGCATTTGCTAAAAAAGCCGCAGATTTGAATTCATCAACAGAAAAAACTATATGGGCCTACCCCCATACAACTTCTAAAACTATTACTTCTACCGTTTCGGTATCAACATGTGCTCCTACTGGTAAATACGATATGTATTTAGTAAACTCATCCTACGATGAAGAAAAAGGCAAAAGCAGTGTCAGTATCGTAGCTAAAAAGAGGAGAGCTCTTTTAGTCAAAAAAGGAAAAAAGGAACCAAAAATCAGCAGAGTCTCTCCAAAAAAGATTGGCAAAGGAGGAAA
Proteins encoded:
- a CDS encoding pyridoxamine 5'-phosphate oxidase family protein; the protein is MDYPYGITLEERQLQIKHNIKKLGIPLKELNKKELEEEIKRFLKRKQCLTLATIGPDGYPRTSLLDYQSDGLTIYMVSEGGEKFRNLEYSNKVAISIGFSDGTAQSEYGLTMQGEAKVYKAPSPNYMKALLKLRPFLEEWGKALLPMENVVKRAFTARAIVVEPIRMTYMNIPDGVPLMSWEK
- a CDS encoding radical SAM protein codes for the protein MATKKSAKRVLLINPWIYDFAAFDFWLKPLGILYLLSFLKRNEIETYFIDCLDRHDNDLSLLGGIGLIKDKNYGCGNFHKEKIEKPDILKDVPRNYYRYGLPLKIVEEKISKIPVPDYVLITSMMTYWYPAIKDIIKIVREFFPKTKVILGGIYASLCPNHALEECKADIVYRGKGLKKILAIIRGEYFPSVIENDSDFNFEELPYPDYGHYSSLDYFCILTSFGCPFRCTYCASHILYSDFYQRRVDDVIEEILYQINRGDYKNLAFYDDALLVNANKHFEKILDELIKRKISLYLHSPNGLHPKFIDYSLAIKMKMAGFKTIRIALETINPKRQYDTGGKVWNEDYVKAMDALQRAGFSEEEIGTYLFFGFPGQDLEEVVEGIKFIKDQGSQVNLVEYSPIPGTKMWMELIDKEIIPNNLDPLLQNNSVFFRKYSGISEDELQYLKSLIH